ACGTCGACGTGGCGGAGGCGACCCGTCGCGGCATCCGGGTGTGCAACACCCCCGACGTGCTCACCGACGCGACCGCCGACCTCGGGTTCGCCCTCCTCCTGTCCGCCGCCCGGAAGCTTCCGGAGGCGGAGCGGTTCCTGCGGGAGGGGCGGTGGACCGGGTGGGATCCCTGGGGGTTCCTGGGCGTGCCCGTCGCCGGAAAGACGATCGGGATCGTCGGGATGGGGAAGATCGGATCGGCGATCGCCCGCCGCTCCCGCGGTTTCTCGATGAGGATCCTCTACAGCGGCAGGAGAAGGCTCGCGCCCGCGGCCGAGGCGGAGCTCGGAGCGTCGTACCGGCCTCTCGACGACCTCCTCGCGGAGAGCGATTTCGTCGTGCTGTGCGTTCCGCTCACGGCGGAGACGCGCGGGCTGATCGGCCGCGAGCGGCTGCGGAAGATGCGGCGGACGGCGGTGCTGGTGAACATCGCCCGCGGGGAGGTCGTGGACGAGGAGGCGGTGGCGGAGGCGCTGTCCGAGGGGAGGATCTTCGGTGCGGGGCTGGACGTCTACGAAAAGGAGCCGCAGATCCGCCCGGATCTCCTCGCGGCGCCTTCGACCGCGCTCCTGCCGCACATCGGCAGCGCCACGGGGGAGACGCGGGAGGCGATGGGAAGGCTGGCCGCGGAAAACCTGCTGGCGGTGCTCGAGGGCCGGGAGCCGCCGTCCCCCGTCAATTGAACCCGATCCCCTTCTTCCGAAGGAGGTCCGCGGGGTCGATCGTCCCGTTCCGGGAGAACGGGACCCGGACCACTCCCACGACGGGGGCCACGATCCCGACGGAGCCGTTGAACTCGTAGGAAAGCGACCGGGCCCCGAGCACCTCGCGCAGCGCCGCCGTGAAGGCGTCGACGGAAAGCTGCACGGGGACCTTGACCAGCGTGTCGCCGGACGGTTCGATCCGGATCTCCTCGTTCCTCTCGCCGGACGCGACGAGCTGGCTGCCGACCGTCGCCGAGTAGGCGACGTGGGCGACGGTCAGGGCGTACCCGTTGGGGTTGTGGACCGACAGGTGGAGGATTGCGGTGATCGGCGCGCGGGGGGCGAGCAGCGGGTTCCCCGATAACCCGATGTCGACCACCTTCACCTTCGGGGTCTGGAACATCTCCCGGAGGAGGGGCCGGCACGAGGGGACCGCCAGGGAGAGGAAGAAGAGCGGGAGCAGGGGGAGCAGCCGTTTGACGATCCGCATTCCGGACGTTCGCGT
The sequence above is drawn from the Deltaproteobacteria bacterium genome and encodes:
- a CDS encoding D-glycerate dehydrogenase; its protein translation is MDSRGILVTRRLPGVPFTALAGRFRAAGPPPDGPMPREELLRRASGVSGILCTLADRMDAELMRAAGPSLKVVSNFAVGVNNVDVAEATRRGIRVCNTPDVLTDATADLGFALLLSAARKLPEAERFLREGRWTGWDPWGFLGVPVAGKTIGIVGMGKIGSAIARRSRGFSMRILYSGRRRLAPAAEAELGASYRPLDDLLAESDFVVLCVPLTAETRGLIGRERLRKMRRTAVLVNIARGEVVDEEAVAEALSEGRIFGAGLDVYEKEPQIRPDLLAAPSTALLPHIGSATGETREAMGRLAAENLLAVLEGREPPSPVN
- a CDS encoding LEA type 2 family protein: MRSNNALSGTAGATRTSGMRIVKRLLPLLPLFFLSLAVPSCRPLLREMFQTPKVKVVDIGLSGNPLLAPRAPITAILHLSVHNPNGYALTVAHVAYSATVGSQLVASGERNEEIRIEPSGDTLVKVPVQLSVDAFTAALREVLGARSLSYEFNGSVGIVAPVVGVVRVPFSRNGTIDPADLLRKKGIGFN